GTCGATCTCGGCCAAGAGCTCCAGATGTGCCAGTTCGCCGTCGTGCATGGGGCAGTGGTTAGTGGTCAGGGGACAGTGACTAGCCTAGCAACAACCGTTCAATGAGTCGGCGGTGAAAACGAACAACTGGCCACTGACCCCTGCCCCTAGCCACTGCCACTCTACCTCACCCCAGCGACCACCGTTCGAGCTTGTCGCGATCGACCGAAATGCCCAACCCCGGCCGCAGCGGCACGGTCATCATCCCGTCGACCGTTTCGAGTGGCTCGGCGAGCAAGTCGTTGCCGCCGGAACGGTAAGCCGATTCGTTGCCGATCACGAACGACGGGGTCGCGGCGGCCAATTGCAGCGACGCGGCCAGGGCAATACCTCCGCGCGAACCCACGGCCAGCGACGCCGCGAGCCCCGCCGCCTCGGCCACGGCCGCCGCGCGCCGCGCGGCAAGCAGGCCCCCCATGCGATCGGCGCACACGACGATCCCGTCGATCGCCGAGCCGCACACCAGGTCGTGTACCTGCCGCGAGCCCCCGGCGCCGATCGTGGCCGCCAAAGGAAGCGACACCTGGGCGCGCAATTCCACCAGCGATTCGACCGTGCCGTCAGCCAGCGGATCGAGACAATAGCGCGCTCCGGCACTGGCGAGCGCCGCGCACAATTCGCTGGCACGCGCGATGTCGTAGCCCTCTTCGGCATCGAAACGCCATTCGAGGCGATCTCCCGCCGACGAACGCATCGCCGCGATGCTGGCCAGATCTTCTTCCAGCACGCCAGACGAGGTCACGATCTGCACGTGGAACCCCTGATCGGCCAGCTCGCGCGAAAGCTGCGCCGTTCGCTCCGGTGGACCCATGGGCAATCGCGCCGCCAGCGGCACTCGACCCCGATACACGCCCCCCCACAGGTGCGCGAGGGGTTGTCCCGCCGCCTGCCCCACCAGATCCCACGAGGCGATTTCGACCGCGGCCCGCAAGGCGGGGCTGTCGAGCGTATCGAGCTCCACCAGCGAAGCGATGTCGAAGATGCTTCGCCCGGCCAGGATCGGCAGCAAGGCGTCGCGCCGCGAAGCGAGTTCTCCCGCGCGCCAGGGGAGCACCGCCTCTCCCCAGCCTTCCTGCCCGGCATCGCACGCCAGCCGCACCACTACCGCACGGCTGGCGGGCGCCAGTCCGAAGGCGGGCAACTCGACGAGAAAGAAATCGAGATCGGCCAGACGGATCTCGCGCGTCCGTTCCGGCCAGGTGTTCCAATGCGCCGCCACGCGACGTCCTCCCGACGAATGTGGCGGTTGCTGCGCGGTCACGTCCGCCTCATGCCGAAGGCAACGCCGTTCGCAACTCGCGCGGAAGCTGGAAATGCACGCTTTCTTCGCGCACGCTGCGAGTCTCGATCGTCGCGCCGAATCGTTTTCGCAAGAACTCGAGGCAATCTTCCACCACGATCTCCGGCGCGCTCGCACCGGCGGTCACTAGCACCGTCTCGTCGCCGCGGAACCACGCCAGATCGATATCGGCCGCGCCATCCACCAGGTACGCCGGCACCCCCGACTCGCGCGCCAGCTCGGCCAATCGCTGGCTGTTCGAGCTGTTCTGACTGCCGACGACAATCACCACCTGCGCTTCCCGCGCCAGCAGCCGCACCGCCTCTTGCCGGTTCTGCGTGGCGTAGCAAATGTCTTCCTTCGGTGGACCGACAATCTGCGGAAAACGTTCGCGCAATCGATCGATGATGCGATTCGCGTCATCGATCGACAACGTCGTCTGCGTCAGGTAGGCCAGCTTCGGGCAATCCTCCAACTCGAGCCGATCCACGTCCGCGGGCGATTCGACCAGCAGGATCGCCTCCGGCGCTTCGCCCATCGTGCCGATCACCTCGTCGTGCCCCTCGTGACCGATCAGCAATATCGTGTAACCATCGCGCGCGAAACGCAGCGCCTCGTGATGCACCTTGGTCACCAGCGGGCACGTGGCGTCGATCGTGCGCAGGTTGCGCTCGGCGGCTACTTCCCGAATCTGGGGCGACACGCCATGCGCCGAATAGAGCAACCGCGCCCCGTGCGGCACCTCGCTCAAAGCGTTCACGAACGTCACTCCCTCGCGCAGAAATCGATCCACCACGTACTTGTTATGCACGATCTCGTGATAGACATAGAGCGGCGTGCCGAAAAGCCGCAGCGCCAACTCCAGGCTCTCGATCGCCATGTTCACCCCAGCGCAAAAGCCCCGGGGAGCCGCCAGCAAAACTCTCATCGACGCCACGCGGGGCGGATTCGTGGTAGGTGCGGCGTGTGCCACGGAATGTTCCTCGGACGAGTGGCCAAACTCCGCCAACAGACGACCCCCCGTCACGTCGGCAGAACCCGCGGGCAGACCGCCTAGCGCGGCCGGCGAATCTTCTCCAGGCATCATAAGGGCTCGCGCCGGTGGGGGGTAGCCACAGGCCCGTTCGCCCAGCATCGAAGGGGTGCGAATCTCGTGGTTCGGCATGTTCATAAGGCAAGCTGGCCAAACGTTAAAAACGGCGGCCCCTCTCTCCCCTTAACCGCTGATGGGCAAACCGCATAACCGCTTCTCTGGCTCCGTTCCAACCAGCTCTCGCCCCTGTCGTGCAAAGCTGAAAACGGGCCGCTATACTGCCGGGTATAGTTGTAGTAACAGCCAACCTGCCCGACCGCCTCCCACACGGAGACCGCCGCGATGTCCGCTCGTACCTTGCTGGCCCTGCCGCTTGTCGCCCTGCTGTTCCTGGTCGCTCTGTCGCAGCCGGCGCTGGCCCATCCCGGTCACGCGGGACATGAGTTCGCCGATGGCTGGTGGCACCCGCTGCTGGGCGCCGATCACCTGCTGGCGATGGTCGCCGTCGGCCTGCTGGCGGTACGCTTGGGTGGCCCCGGCCTGTGGCTCATGCCGGCCGCCTTCCTGGCCAGTATGCTTGCCGGCGGACTGTTGGCCAGCGCCGGCGTCTCCATCCCCGGCATCGAGTGGGGCATCATGGCCTCGGTCCTCGTGCTCGGCCTGCTCGTCGCGGCCACGCGAGCCGTGCCGCTGTGGATCGGCGCCCTGCTGGTCGGCCTCTTTGCCGCCTGCCACGGTTATGCCCATGCCGCCGAAATGGTCGAAGGGGGCTCCCTCGGCTCCTACGCCGCCGGGTTCCTGCTCGCCACCGCCACGCTGCACGCGGCCGGAATCGTCGTCGGCATGCTGATGGCCAAGAAGATCAATCTCGGCGCCGTCCGCTGGTCGGGCGCCGCCATCGCCGCCGCCAGCGTCGCCCTCATCTTCGGCCTCCTGTAGGTCAGGTACGCCGTACCTGACAATCTACCGAGTTGGCCACGTCGAACATTGTCAGGTACGCGCGTACCTGACCTACAGGCCGATCAAAACTCCACTAGCTGTGCCACCAACCCTGTAAGAAACTTCGCCAAACGGTCGGCCGCGGTGAGCGAGCGTTCCTGCCAGGCGAACATCTCTTTCACCGAACCTGGGCGATTCCACACGGCTCCAACCAGCCCTCCCGCGCGACGCACGCCTCCCTGCGTGCGGCTCAACCGCAGCAGTTCGTCGGGCAGACGATCCTCCACCTCGTCGAGCACCACGCGCACGGCGAGAAACTTCGTCCCCGCCGCGCGGCACGCCTCCCCCACGGCGTACGTCTCGCAATCGACCGATAGCGCCTGATGCCGCTCGCCGAGCGTGCGCTTCTCGGCCGGCGTGTCGGCGATGCGATCGATCGTCAGCATGCGCCCCCGCTGCGCCTTGCGCCCCGTCAGCCATTCCGCCATGCCGGCCGGCAGTTCAATCGTCAGCATTCCCCCCGCTTCGTCGACCACGCTTTCGGCCACGACGAGGTCGCCGCGCTGCAGCTCCGCTACGAGTCCGCCGGAGAGCCCCGCCGAAACGATCCACTCCGGCCGATGCCCCGCGATCAACAACTCCGTCGCACGTCGGGCCCGCTCCATGCCCATGCCCGAGTCGACGAGCATCACATGCCGCCCGCGCAAGCCACCTTGCCGCGCGACCAGTCCGGCCGATTCGATCCGCACGACACCGTCGAGCCGATCTTCCATGGCGCCGCGCTCGACCGGCAGCGCAAAGACGAGGCCCACATCGCAAGCGCGTTCGCGCGGCAGGCCGTCGTCCTGTGCTCCCTGCGTGCGCGCCACCTCCTCGTACAGCCGCTCTTTCGCGGTCTTGACGATCCAGTTGCGCACCATCGATTGCCAGAACATGAAAGATCCACGCTGGTCAGGCACGCGCGTGCCCGACAAAAACGGAGTGCGTTATAACGAAACGGCCCTACGACGGACAAATCCAATCACAACCCGAAGCGTCAGCGAGGGAATTCCTGGAAAGAATATCGAGCAAAGTGCTCCCTCGCCGACGCTTCGGGTTAGGATTCCACGAAAAGCGCAACTTCAACAAGCATCCGAGGGGGAATCACTTCACCGACTTTCACCGAGAAGTCGCCCCCTTCCGACGTTCGCCAGGCAACGGCCGCACCGGGTAGATCCCCACGCCCGACTCGCTGAACTCCTTTACCGGTGTCCCCAAGATCCCGCGTGCGATGAGAAACTCGAATACCGCCGGCTCGACGAACTCGCTGTAACCATAGTTACCCGGCGAGCGGTAGCGCGCGATCTCGTTCCAGTTCACATAGATGAAAGCGAACTTCGCCGCCAGTTCCTTGTGCAGCCGTTCAAGCTCCTCTTCCGACCGCGACTCGTATGCTGCGCGGGCCAGCGTCTCCCAGGCATTGTCGTCGAACGCCGTGTTGTAAACCACCGACGGCGCGAGATCGAACACGGCGGCATCCCCCACCGAAAGCACCCCTTGGCCCGGCTGGCGCTGCTCGTTGACGTACGCGATCCACGGCGGCACGCGTTGCGGATCGACGCGCAGCTCCGCCAGCGGCGCGAAGTAGCGATTGTCGCCACACGCGCCCGAGGTAATCACCACGAAGTTCGCCACCAGTCCCATCGCCAGCAAGAGAGCGATCGAACGTCGCCACAACACCGATCCATTCCAGGTCCCCCCCGCGCCAGCCAAAAGTGCCGCCACCGGCAACGCCGGCAGCCAGAACCGATCGATCCGGTGCGTCCAGAGCCACCACGCCGCCAAGACAAATGCCAGGTACATCGCCAGCGGCGCGACCGGCCACTCTCGACGCCGCCACACCAGCGCCGCCACCACCAGCGGCAATACCAGCGGGCTCAACCACGTGCTGCGCAGCGCGAGGTCTCCCGCGCGGGCAACCACATCGTTCGGCGCAAAGTTCGGCGGATCGTGCGCCTCGCTCCACTGACGATCCTTGTCCTCCGTCCGTGTCGCGCCGCCGAAGACTCGATAGAGCAGGGGATAAGTGGGATTGCCCGCCAGCACCCAATTCTTCGCCAACCAGGGTCCACACGCCACCGCCGCCGCCAGGGCGAACAGCAAGAGGGGCCGCCAGCAACGCGCGCGTTCCGCCAGCACGATCCACACCGTCAACGGCGCCACCACGAACAACATCGCCGGGTACTTCACCGCCACGGCGCTGCCGGCCAGAAAGCCGGCCAACAATATCCAGCAAGAAACTTCCGCCCCCGGTTGCGACTCGGCGCGCGCCTGGCGCCACCGCAGCGTCGCATCGATGGCCAGCAACCAGAAGAATGCCGATGCCCCTTCGATCAATCCACTGGTCGAGACAAGCGCGATCCAGGGAGTCGAAAGAAACACCAACGCCGCCACGATGCCGGCGCCGGTCGAAAACCAACGTCGCCCCAAGGCCACCAGCGCCAGCGCCGTCAGGGGCGTATAGAGCGCGATGGCGGTCTTCCCCACCAGCCCCCCCTGGTACCAGTCATCGGTCACCACCATGCCGACGAGCGCCAGCATCTCGCTTCCCAGCGGCATGTTCGCATATACGTTGTGCGGCAGGAACGAGACACGCTGCGACAAGTAAAACTCTTTGACCGCTTCGAGATGGTACTCACGCACGTCGAACTCGACCGGCGGTAGCATCCCCCCCCAGACGATCACCCCAACAAACGGCACGGCGCACCACAACCAACGCGCGCGAGGCCACGAAGTGCGCGAAACGGGTTGCCTGTCGGTACTCGCACGACCTTGCCGCCACGCAACGACCGCCGCTGCCAGCACGACCGCCACGGCCGGCGCGACGAACAGCAACCCGCGCGCGGCCAAGCCTCCGGCCAGCCCCACGCACAGCGTGTAGAGCGAGACCAGGCTCGCGCCCACCCCCAGCGAGTACACGGCCAACTCCAGCGCGTCGAGCCGCGCCGCCATCCTCACCGCACGCAACGCCAGCCATCCCACCGCGCCCGCCACCAACCAGATCGACAGCGCCAAGGACAACACGCTCACGCGATCCGCCAGTCGCCACGCCCCTTCCTCCCCCAGCCAGCTTCCCCACCACAACTCGGGCACCAACAAGAGCTGCAGAAACTGATACCGCTGCCAGGGCGTTCCAGTCTGGGCCGAAAGCTCCGGCAGTTCCACACCGTAGAAGGCCAGCAGGTAAAGGGCCGTGCAGGCCAGAAAGATCCACACGCCCACCCCCGCCGTCAGGGTCGTCGGCGCCCCATCGTCCCCCTGTCCGCTTCCCGCGCGCGAGCCATCCCCCGCACCGGCCCGTCGTTCGCGAGAAGTCGCTCGTTTCACGCTGTCCTGCTCGTCCAAGGCCGCTATTTTGCACTGCGAGGGTAGAAGTCCCGCCCCCCACGGCGGGGCGGTACAAGCTATGTTATCCTGACGGCTTGCGCCGGCGTCGCGTTCCGACCACGCGCCGGCCCAGCCCTGACAAACCACCACCATAACGCAAACCGAACGCAACAGGCGATGGCCGAACGAGACAAGCTCCGCGGGATCTTCACCCCCAACCTCGTGCCGCTCGACCGGCGCGGCGACATCAACGAGCCCGAGCTGCGCCGCTATACCGATTGGCTCATCGAGCGCGGCGTCCACGGCCTCTACCCGAACGGCTCGACCGGCGAGTTCACCCGCTTTACGCCCGAAGAACGCCGCCGCATCATCGCCATCATGGCCGATCAGAATCGGGGCCGCGTGCCGATCCTGGCCGGCGCCGCCGAAGCCAACGTCCGCGAGACCCTCGCGGCCTGCGAATACTACCACAGCCTCGGCGTGCGCGCGGTCGCCATCGTTTCGCCCTTCTACTACCGGCTCAGCCCCGAGGGGGTCTACGCCTACTTCAAAGAGATCGGCGACCACACCCCGATCGACGTCACGCTCTACAACATTCCCATGTTCGCCTCCCCCATCGACGTCCCCACCGTGCGGCGACTGGCCGAGGAATGCCCCAAGATCGTGGCCATCAAAGACTCCTCGGGCGACCTGCCGCACATGATCCGCATGATCCAGGCGGTGCGCCCCATCCGACCCGAGTTCAGCTTCCTCACCGGCTGGGACGCCGCCCTCATGCCGATGCTGCTCGTCGGCTGCGACGGCGGCACGAACGCCACCAGCGGCATCGTCCCCGAGATCACCCGCAAGCTTTACGAGCTGACCCTCGCGCTAAAGCTCGACCAGGCCCGCGAACTGCAGTATCGCCTCGTAACCCTCTTCGACGCGATGCTCTACTCGGCTGACTTCCCCGAAGGCTTCCGCGCGGCGCTGCGGCTGCGGGGCTTCGACACCGGCGAAGGACGCCAGCCACTCTCCTCCTCGCAGCAGATCGATCTCAACCTGCTCGCCCGCACGCTGCAATGCCTGCTCGCCGAGCAAGGCTACACCGACGAGCCGATTGGCGGCTGCTCACCCCTGACGGCCGGCGTCGACGCCGCCCAAGTCGGCCGCATCGTCCGCGAAGTCCTCGCCGAGCTCGAACGCCGCCGCGGGTAGCGCCACCCAACCCCCACCCGATCGACAACCGTCGCAGCCGGGTAGCACCGATCATTTTGCGGTGCGAGTTCGCCCACTTGATCGACAACCGTCGCAAAATGGTCGGTGTTGCGCAGCAATAAGAGGATCAGTGTTGTACGGCGCTCGGTAACCTCAACGGCGACACGGTCCTCTTGTCGCCGCGCGACACGGACGATTT
This genomic window from Pirellulales bacterium contains:
- a CDS encoding mandelate racemase/muconate lactonizing enzyme family protein, with protein sequence MTAQQPPHSSGGRRVAAHWNTWPERTREIRLADLDFFLVELPAFGLAPASRAVVVRLACDAGQEGWGEAVLPWRAGELASRRDALLPILAGRSIFDIASLVELDTLDSPALRAAVEIASWDLVGQAAGQPLAHLWGGVYRGRVPLAARLPMGPPERTAQLSRELADQGFHVQIVTSSGVLEEDLASIAAMRSSAGDRLEWRFDAEEGYDIARASELCAALASAGARYCLDPLADGTVESLVELRAQVSLPLAATIGAGGSRQVHDLVCGSAIDGIVVCADRMGGLLAARRAAAVAEAAGLAASLAVGSRGGIALAASLQLAAATPSFVIGNESAYRSGGNDLLAEPLETVDGMMTVPLRPGLGISVDRDKLERWSLG
- the ispH gene encoding 4-hydroxy-3-methylbut-2-enyl diphosphate reductase; the protein is MRVLLAAPRGFCAGVNMAIESLELALRLFGTPLYVYHEIVHNKYVVDRFLREGVTFVNALSEVPHGARLLYSAHGVSPQIREVAAERNLRTIDATCPLVTKVHHEALRFARDGYTILLIGHEGHDEVIGTMGEAPEAILLVESPADVDRLELEDCPKLAYLTQTTLSIDDANRIIDRLRERFPQIVGPPKEDICYATQNRQEAVRLLAREAQVVIVVGSQNSSNSQRLAELARESGVPAYLVDGAADIDLAWFRGDETVLVTAGASAPEIVVEDCLEFLRKRFGATIETRSVREESVHFQLPRELRTALPSA
- a CDS encoding HupE/UreJ family protein: MSARTLLALPLVALLFLVALSQPALAHPGHAGHEFADGWWHPLLGADHLLAMVAVGLLAVRLGGPGLWLMPAAFLASMLAGGLLASAGVSIPGIEWGIMASVLVLGLLVAATRAVPLWIGALLVGLFAACHGYAHAAEMVEGGSLGSYAAGFLLATATLHAAGIVVGMLMAKKINLGAVRWSGAAIAAASVALIFGLL
- a CDS encoding glycosyltransferase family 39 protein, yielding MKRATSRERRAGAGDGSRAGSGQGDDGAPTTLTAGVGVWIFLACTALYLLAFYGVELPELSAQTGTPWQRYQFLQLLLVPELWWGSWLGEEGAWRLADRVSVLSLALSIWLVAGAVGWLALRAVRMAARLDALELAVYSLGVGASLVSLYTLCVGLAGGLAARGLLFVAPAVAVVLAAAVVAWRQGRASTDRQPVSRTSWPRARWLWCAVPFVGVIVWGGMLPPVEFDVREYHLEAVKEFYLSQRVSFLPHNVYANMPLGSEMLALVGMVVTDDWYQGGLVGKTAIALYTPLTALALVALGRRWFSTGAGIVAALVFLSTPWIALVSTSGLIEGASAFFWLLAIDATLRWRQARAESQPGAEVSCWILLAGFLAGSAVAVKYPAMLFVVAPLTVWIVLAERARCWRPLLLFALAAAVACGPWLAKNWVLAGNPTYPLLYRVFGGATRTEDKDRQWSEAHDPPNFAPNDVVARAGDLALRSTWLSPLVLPLVVAALVWRRREWPVAPLAMYLAFVLAAWWLWTHRIDRFWLPALPVAALLAGAGGTWNGSVLWRRSIALLLAMGLVANFVVITSGACGDNRYFAPLAELRVDPQRVPPWIAYVNEQRQPGQGVLSVGDAAVFDLAPSVVYNTAFDDNAWETLARAAYESRSEEELERLHKELAAKFAFIYVNWNEIARYRSPGNYGYSEFVEPAVFEFLIARGILGTPVKEFSESGVGIYPVRPLPGERRKGATSR
- a CDS encoding dihydrodipicolinate synthase family protein; its protein translation is MAERDKLRGIFTPNLVPLDRRGDINEPELRRYTDWLIERGVHGLYPNGSTGEFTRFTPEERRRIIAIMADQNRGRVPILAGAAEANVRETLAACEYYHSLGVRAVAIVSPFYYRLSPEGVYAYFKEIGDHTPIDVTLYNIPMFASPIDVPTVRRLAEECPKIVAIKDSSGDLPHMIRMIQAVRPIRPEFSFLTGWDAALMPMLLVGCDGGTNATSGIVPEITRKLYELTLALKLDQARELQYRLVTLFDAMLYSADFPEGFRAALRLRGFDTGEGRQPLSSSQQIDLNLLARTLQCLLAEQGYTDEPIGGCSPLTAGVDAAQVGRIVREVLAELERRRG